A window of Clavibacter michiganensis contains these coding sequences:
- a CDS encoding TetR/AcrR family transcriptional regulator: MPTSPRTRGPYRKGVERRREIVAAAAQLFSESGYTHASMRELAKRVGLSQALLLHYFSDKEDLLVEVLNLRDASVAEYLADIADSDIATRSRKVARHAAEHEGLTSLYIALSAEAIDPEHPAHEYFADHYRSAQEQTREPGADAGVVPAGVSPELVTALGIAVMDGLQVQRQYRPDVDPVAAVDAFWELVAAARSWWSLTAQDPEIAAGAAPVPLITEHAEVDASAQGGTEDAVLQGAPGPDGATSPS, from the coding sequence ATGCCCACCAGTCCTAGAACGCGCGGACCGTACCGCAAGGGTGTGGAGCGCCGCCGCGAGATCGTCGCGGCGGCGGCTCAGCTGTTCAGCGAATCCGGGTACACGCACGCTTCCATGCGCGAGCTTGCAAAGCGTGTCGGGCTGTCCCAGGCGCTGCTGCTGCACTACTTCTCAGACAAGGAGGACCTGCTCGTCGAGGTGCTGAACCTCCGCGACGCGTCGGTCGCCGAGTACCTCGCCGACATCGCCGACAGCGACATCGCGACGCGCTCTCGGAAGGTCGCTCGCCACGCGGCGGAGCACGAGGGCCTGACATCGCTGTACATCGCTCTGTCTGCCGAAGCCATCGACCCGGAGCACCCTGCGCACGAGTACTTCGCCGACCACTACCGGTCTGCGCAAGAGCAGACACGGGAGCCCGGCGCTGACGCGGGCGTCGTACCCGCGGGCGTAAGCCCTGAGTTGGTGACGGCGTTGGGCATCGCGGTTATGGACGGGCTGCAGGTGCAGCGTCAGTACCGTCCCGATGTGGATCCGGTCGCTGCCGTGGACGCGTTCTGGGAACTCGTCGCCGCCGCTCGATCCTGGTGGTCACTCACGGCGCAGGACCCGGAGATCGCTGCAGGAGCAGCACCCGTGCCGCTCATCACTGAGCATGCCGAGGTCGATGCGAGCGCTCAGGGTGGTACTGAGGATGCTGTCCTCCAAGGTGCTCCCGGTCCCGACGGCGCCACTTCGCCCTCCTAA